The proteins below come from a single Orcinus orca chromosome 6, mOrcOrc1.1, whole genome shotgun sequence genomic window:
- the BARX1 gene encoding homeobox protein BarH-like 1 encodes MQRPGEPGAVRFGPPEGCADHRPHRYRSFMIEEILTEPPGPKGAAPAAAAAAAGELLKFGVQALLAARPFHSHLAVLKAEQAAVFKFPLAPLGCSGLGSALLAAGPGLPGAAGAPHLPLELQLRGKLEAPGAGEPGTKAKKGRRSRTVFTELQLMGLEKRFEKQKYLSTPDRIDLAESLGLSQLQVKTWYQNRRMKWKKIVLQGGGLESPTKPKGRPKKNSIPTSEQLTEQERAKEAEKPAEAPGEAGDRSHED; translated from the exons ATGCAGCGGCCGGGGGAGCCGGGCGCAGTGCGCTTCGGCCCGCCCGAGGGCTGCGCCGACCACCGGCCGCACCGCTACCGCAGCTTCATGATCGAGGAAATCCTCACTGAGCCTCCGGGGCCCAAGGGCGCCGctcctgccgccgccgccgccgccgcgggcgAGCTGCTCAAGTTCGGCGTGCAGGCTCTGCTGGCGGCGCGGCCCTTCCACAGCCACCTGG CCGTGCTGAAGGCCGAGCAGGCGGCGGTGTTTAAGTTCCCGCTGGCGCCGCTTGGCTGCTCCGGGTTGGGCTCGGCGCTGCTTGCCGCGGGGCCTGGGCTGCCCGGCGCTGCCGGCGCGCCGCACCTGCCGCTCGAGCTGCAGCTCCGCGGGAAGCTGGAGGCGCCTGGCGCCGGGGAGCCGGGCACCAAGGCCAAGAAGGGGCGTCGGAGCCGCACCGTGTTCACCGAGCTGCAGCTGATGGGCCTAGAGAAACGCTTCGAGAAGCAGAAGTACCTCTCCACGCCCGACAG AATAGATCTCGCCGAGTCCCTGGGTCTGAGCCAGTTGCAGGTGAAGACGTGGTACCAGAATCGAAGGATGAAGTGGAAGAAAATA GTGCTGCAGGGCGGCGGCCTGGAGTCTCCCACCAAGCCCAAGGGGAGGCCCAAGAAGAACTCCATCCCCACGAGCGAACAGCTCACGGAGCAGGAGCGCGCCAAGGAGGCAGAGAAGCCGGCGGAGGCGCCGGGCGAGGCCGGCGACCGGAGCCACGAGGACTGA